The window TCTCAGTATATCATATAGGTGATATAGCTATGGCTAAGTTTCAGAACTCATACACATTGTCACTGTTCATCATCAGCACTCTTTTGGTTCAAGCCATGGGAGATGCTCCTTGGGAGGCCGGATCCGCCACGTTTTACGGTGACATGACCGGAAAAGAAACCATGCGTAAGTAAAGTAATAAACCATGCTGATATATAAAGTTGATAAGTCCCAAGTCCTAACCTCTTTTTTTTTTTTCGTTCATCTTGACAGAGGGGGCTTGTGGATATGGTGATCTCATCCAACAAGGCTATGGCCTCGAAACAGCAGCACTCAGCACAGCACTGTTCAACAATGGACTAACTTGCGGTGCTTGCTTTGAGATTATGTGTGTCAATGATCCACAATGGTGCATCCCTAATGCTGGCACTATCAAAATCACTGGAACAAACTTTTGTCCTCCAAACTACGATCCACATTTCTATCCCTGGTGCAACCCCCCAAGGAAACACTTCGACTTGTCCATGCCCATGTTCGTAAAAATTGCTCAAGCCAAAGCTGGGATAATTCCAGTGCAGTTTCGAAGAACCCCATGTGTTAAGCAAGGAGGGATTAGGTTTCAGCTAAGTGGAAACCCCAACTTTGTTACTGCAACTGTTTTGAATGTTGCTGGTGCAGGTGATGTTACAGCCATCAGTGTCAAAACACCTACTTCTAATTGGCTCCCAATGAGCCGCAACTGGGGACAACTTTGGGCTGTCGGAGGACAAGTCCCCCTAATCGGGCAAGTCTTATCGTTCCAAGTCACTACTAGTGATCAGAAGACGCTTGTGTTCAATAATGTTGCACCTGGAAACTGGCAATTTGGGCAGACCTATGAAGCAGCAGGCAATTTTTAAGACATATATATATATGTCGAAATAAATCTATTAATTGAATGTTTGTTTAACCTTAATTTGTGGTTGGTTATTTCATTTCTAATTCGAATTTGTTTATGTTCCAACTTCGAAAGGTCTTGTAACCGAGCAATGCTCAAACGTTAAGGAATGTTTTTCTTCTCTACAAGCAGTCATATCTCATAATTATTGATGTTGATTTCAGGTATTTCTTGAAGTTAAATATATTACAAAATTACGTCTAGTTTTTGCAAGTTATAAAAGTCGGCAAGTTAATGTTAAGCTAGTATTTGGAATAATGATTTATTATACATTTAATCCAGATAAAAAACTTCATCTCTCGCCTACAAACAAATAGGATTCTATAGATATTGCCTCAAAAAGATGACAATCATTAAATATGATAAATAACAGTCACATTTAACATCATATAATCTCTTGTTTATGAGAAAATCTTCGTTACACGACATGTAGCTACATATATTAATCAAATGACAAAAAAATCAAGATCAGATGGACAGATGACATTGATATAGATGACAACGCGACATTGATATAGATATGCTGATGATCCTAACTTAAATGTGTAAACAAGATTATTGCCTATCAAAGGCTGTGTTAAAAAAAATTGAAATGGAAGAGAGAGAAAAAAAGGAAAAAAAAGTTACAGAAATGAGTCAAAGGCAATGTGTGTCGAGACTGTTGACCATCAGATACTGTATGTTTACCGCGTCGAATTACCCTTTCCCCCCATACTGTTCGTCTTTTTTACCATGCAACCAGTAAGCTAGCCCGCTGTTAGCACGACCCTGTGACACCTGCCATATGGCCTCGAGATCAGAGCATTTTCGTGGTGATCGTCTCTCTCTCTCTCTCTCTCTCTCTTATCTCCTTCTTGTTTTGTCGTTCCTTCTTTCTCACAGTTACGAGTATTACACCAAACACCAGTCTCCTCTGCATAAACATACTGAGTGAAACATGGCGGAGGACCCCGGCGGTGATGTGGTGAAGCGAATTCGGAGCGACTACTTCAGCGAAGAAATAGTTTCGGAGATACTAGCAAGGCTTCCAGTCAAATCTTTACTCCGATTCCGGTGTGTCTGCAAATCATGGTGTGCCCTAATCGCCGATTCTCACTTTGTGAAGAAACACTTCAGCTACGCAGAGAGTGGAATCTACAACAACTCCAGGCTACTGTTTCTACAGAATCCTCCGCTATCAATATAATTTGAAGCAGGGAAGAAGCTTTATGCCCGTTCTGCAATCAGAGAACTCCATTTTCCGGTAAAGTTTCCTGTTGGGTACAAAATAATTAGGGTTTTGGGTTCATATAATGGGTTGGTATGTTTTGAATTCGAAAGTGGGATTTTCCTATGTAACCCCTGCACCGGAGACTCCAAGTTGCTACCAAATCCTCCTATTGAGTCCCATCGTTTAGATCTTTATGGGTTCGGCTATGACTCCTTAACTGATGATTACAAGGTCATAACAGGTCGTAGCGTAGTTCACGTTTTTGGTTTGAAATCCGGGTCGTGGAGAACCATTCGGGATCTCGATTGCGCTGGAATTCAGGGTAAAGGCTGCTTGTTCAATGGAGCTCTACATTGGCTTGTGCGAGGATCAAGAATTGTGTCCTTCAGTGTGGCGGAGGAGAAGTTTGAGGAGATGGTTCCGTTATTGGATCATGATCGTGTTTTTCAGGGTGTACTAGTGTATAAAGATCATCTGTGCGTGTATGAGATTAAGGATGGTGCCCCTGGTTTTGTATCGGTATGGTTGATGGAGGAATATGGGGTCAAGGAGTCGTGGACTCGAGTTATACACTTTCGGTTGCAGAAGTCAGCAAGAGAGGAGTTTAGACCCTTGTGCATTTTGCAGAATGGTGAAATTTTGATGCATCGGATTCTGTATGATGTGTATGATGATCCTGATCCTGACCCTGATCCTTATGAGTTTGATTATCATGATCCTGATGAGTTTGAATATCCTGAATATCCCTATCCTGATCCTGATGAGTTTGATTATCCTGATCCTGATCCTGATCCTGATCCATTTGATGATCCTGAAGTGTATGATGATCCGTATGAGTTTGATTATCCTGATCCTGATCCATTTGATGATCCTGAAGTGTATGATGATCCATATAAGTCTGATGATCCGTATGAAGAATTTGATTATTATGACTATAATCAAGAGACGTGGGAGAGAGAAATAAGCACATTGGTATTAGTTGATCAAACCAGTTGGGGGTATGTTTTTGAGGTTGACTTGGGTCTCGGATCTGCCATTTACAAGGAGACTTTAGTTTCACCGCTAACAGCAGTCAGTACTGCAGACATATGATACCAACATTATTGTGAGTCTTTCCTTATGCTCCTGATTAATGTGATTTTACTTGTATGCAAGTTTTTTTTTAGAGCATCAACAACACAATGATTACTCTTTAAGTATACTCGAGACAATTACACGTATAGTTAGCTGCGGTATAAGTATAACTCTTTCATGTCATAAGAAGTTCAGTGCAGTGACCACATTTACTATACTGAATTTGGCTTCCCTACCTGTTCTAACTTTATGTTTAGTCTATAGTCGCTTGTGAAATGCTTTGTACCTTACCCTCTTGGCTGTGTGAATTTCCTAACAGAATTTTTCACTCTTATGTCATTCTATTCACAAGAACGGACCACTGGAACAGTAAACATTCAATATTTTGTCTACTAGCTAGTTGTTTTTAATGTATAGATATTGGGAATGTGACATCATGCTAAAATCATTCATTGCTACATGTGTGATTTAGTTAGTTCACTTAGTTGTATGCAAGTTTTTGTTTTGGAGCATCAGCAACATATGTAGTGTAGATTTTATTGGTAAGTAATGGTAATGAGAACTAATTTTTGACAATACAATCTATTATTAGTGTAGCTTCTTCTTTAGTCGCGGTTCTCTCTCTCAGGTACAAAAGGCCGCGCGTTTTAATAAATCGGGTCTAAATAACAATGTCGGGTCAATTTTAACAAACCGGGTCGGTTTCACTTGACTTAAAAGGTGAGCAGTAAATCCCGCATAGGCCCACTACACTTAGGACCGCCTAGCCGCGTCTTCGTTCCGCATAATCCACAAAAGGCCCAGTTCATATTATTATTTGTGAAAAAAAAAAAAAAAACCTGAACTTTGGCCTTATGTGGGCTAGGAGGAACTGAGGCGTGGCTAGGCGGTCATAGGTGCAGTGGGCCTCGGGATTAACGGTCCATCTTATTTAAAAAGAGCTACCTTATTAGGGTTCTGGGTTCATGCAATAGGTTGGTATGTTTTGAACACCAAAGAGTTGGGATTTTCCTCTGTAATCTCTGTACCGGAGACTCGAATTTGCTGCCAAGTCCTTCTGTAACGGACTTATTCAGATTTCGAGGGGCTCGGCTAAGTTTGAGGAAATGGTTCTGTTGCTCGGTGATGAGCAATTGTGTCTGTATGGTGCTTTAGAATATAAAGATCGTTTGTGTTACAGAAGTCAGAAAAAGAGGAGTTTCAGCTCCTGTGCATTTTGCAGAGTGGTGAAATTTTGGTGCATAGGGTTTTCGATCCGTATGGCGATGCTGATTCGGTGTCTAGGGAACAGTTTTGGGAGAAAGAAAACTCATTGGTATTAGATGATCAAACCATCTCAAGGACTGTTTTTGAACTTGACTTGGGCCTTCGAAGAGCTGCCATTTACAGGGAGACCTTAGTTTCACCACTAACGGGCACTACTGCAGACACATGATACCAACATTGTGAGTTTTTCATTCTGCTCCTGATTAATGTGATTTTACTTGTATGCAAGTTTTTGTTTAGAGCATCAACAGCACAATCATCACTCTTTTAATAGTAGAATCGAGAAATTACATAGTTAGCTGGACTTATAAGTACTCTTTCATGTCATAAGAAGTTCAGTACAATGACCACTTACTATACTGAATCTGGCTTCCCTGCCTGGTCTAACTTTTCCTTACTCTTTCATTTCACCCTACAGAATTCTTAACTCTTCTGTTCACACTTCACAACAATAATCTACTAGAACAGCAAACAATTCAATCTATTGTCTACAAGCTGGTTGGTTTAAATGTATAGATTTTGGGAATGTTACATGCTAAAATTATTCATTAATTGCTACAAGTGTGATTTAG of the Fragaria vesca subsp. vesca linkage group LG6, FraVesHawaii_1.0, whole genome shotgun sequence genome contains:
- the LOC101291167 gene encoding expansin-A23-like; translated protein: MAKFQNSYTLSLFIISTLLVQAMGDAPWEAGSATFYGDMTGKETMQGACGYGDLIQQGYGLETAALSTALFNNGLTCGACFEIMCVNDPQWCIPNAGTIKITGTNFCPPNYDPHFYPWCNPPRKHFDLSMPMFVKIAQAKAGIIPVQFRRTPCVKQGGIRFQLSGNPNFVTATVLNVAGAGDVTAISVKTPTSNWLPMSRNWGQLWAVGGQVPLIGQVLSFQVTTSDQKTLVFNNVAPGNWQFGQTYEAAGNF
- the LOC101307907 gene encoding uncharacterized protein LOC101307907, translating into MVPLLDHDRVFQGVLVYKDHLCVYEIKDGAPGFVSVWLMEEYGVKESWTRVIHFRLQKSAREEFRPLCILQNGEILMHRILYDVYDDPDPDPDPYEFDYHDPDEFEYPEYPYPDPDEFDYPDPDPDPDPFDDPEVYDDPYEFDYPDPDPFDDPEVYDDPYKSDDPYEEFDYYDYNQETWEREISTLVLVDQTSWGYVFEVDLGLGSAIYKETLVSPLTAVSTADI